A part of Candidatus Hydrogenedentota bacterium genomic DNA contains:
- a CDS encoding arylsulfatase, translated as MIISRRAFLGSGAGVLAAAAGIPSLSFGAPGAKRPNILFLMADQFRPDCIAATGNSAIRTPHLDRLAREGVHFSQAYSSTPTCTPARSALLTGLSPWRHGMLGYGRVGEKYPIEMPRVLAESGYYTTGIGKMHWHPQRNAHGFHKVILDESGRAESPEFRSDYRAWFASQAPNLDPDATGVGFNDYLAKEYALPEELHPTAWTGEIARRFLQTYERAEPFFLKVSFARPHSPYDPPKRFMDLYRDASLPPAIAGDWAAGFKPRSGPEDSIWHGDLGADIVHHSRAGYYGSVTFIDEQIGRILETLESRDLLEQTLIVFTSDHGDMLGDHHLWRKSYAYDASARIPLLMRCPESLSSIQRGRVLSQPVELRDILPTFMEAAEAGGAETLDGRSLLQLARGDSDGWRDVIDLEHDICYDPSNHWNALTDGRMKYIYHAQQGEEQLFDLEKDPHELTDLSGDSSHAATLRTWRTRLTEHLSERGEPFVRNGELVPRPERHLYSPNYPGCSCHPK; from the coding sequence ATGATCATTTCAAGAAGAGCATTTCTCGGGAGCGGCGCTGGGGTACTCGCCGCCGCAGCGGGTATACCCTCATTGTCATTTGGCGCACCCGGGGCCAAGCGCCCCAACATTCTCTTCCTCATGGCCGACCAGTTTCGTCCGGATTGCATTGCCGCAACTGGAAACTCCGCCATACGCACGCCGCATCTGGATCGCCTCGCGAGGGAGGGTGTTCACTTCAGTCAGGCCTATTCCAGCACTCCTACGTGCACGCCCGCGCGCTCGGCGTTGCTCACTGGGTTGTCCCCGTGGCGGCACGGCATGCTGGGTTACGGACGCGTTGGCGAGAAGTATCCGATCGAGATGCCGCGGGTTCTGGCCGAGTCGGGCTACTACACGACGGGCATTGGTAAGATGCACTGGCATCCGCAGCGAAATGCGCATGGATTTCACAAAGTAATTCTGGACGAATCCGGCCGCGCCGAATCGCCCGAATTCCGAAGCGACTACCGAGCGTGGTTCGCATCGCAAGCCCCGAATCTCGATCCCGACGCGACGGGAGTAGGCTTCAATGACTATCTCGCAAAGGAATATGCGCTGCCTGAGGAACTTCATCCCACAGCCTGGACGGGCGAAATCGCGCGGCGTTTCTTGCAGACCTACGAACGCGCGGAACCCTTCTTCCTTAAGGTATCTTTCGCGCGACCGCACAGCCCTTACGATCCACCCAAGCGCTTCATGGACTTGTACAGGGATGCGTCGCTTCCCCCTGCCATTGCAGGCGACTGGGCAGCCGGCTTCAAGCCTCGAAGCGGGCCGGAAGACAGTATTTGGCATGGCGACCTGGGTGCGGACATCGTGCACCACTCCCGTGCCGGGTACTACGGCTCGGTGACGTTTATTGACGAGCAGATTGGCCGCATCCTGGAAACACTTGAAAGCCGCGATCTACTTGAACAAACGCTAATCGTCTTCACCTCGGACCATGGCGACATGCTTGGCGATCATCACCTGTGGAGAAAGTCCTACGCGTACGATGCGTCCGCGCGCATCCCATTGCTCATGCGTTGCCCCGAGTCCCTCTCCTCCATTCAACGAGGGCGAGTGCTCTCGCAGCCCGTCGAATTAAGGGACATTCTGCCCACATTCATGGAAGCCGCCGAGGCTGGAGGCGCCGAAACCCTGGATGGCCGCAGCCTTCTTCAACTGGCACGCGGTGACTCCGACGGCTGGCGCGACGTTATCGATCTGGAGCACGACATCTGCTATGACCCGTCCAATCATTGGAACGCGCTCACCGATGGCCGCATGAAGTATATCTATCACGCGCAACAGGGTGAAGAGCAGCTCTTCGATCTGGAAAAGGACCCGCACGAACTCACGGACCTCTCGGGCGATTCGTCACACGCAGCAACGCTACGCACATGGCGCACACGTCTCACAGAGCACTTGTCCGAGCGCGGTGAACCGTTCGTTCGAAATGGCGAACTCGTCCCGAGACCTGAACGGCACTTGTATTCTCCAAACTATCCAGGTTGTTCCTGCCATCCCAAATAG
- a CDS encoding sugar phosphate isomerase/epimerase → MPNKLPRPEAKPLIPASRVLVAVTNDIARELRYAREYGLGAEIQIFGLPKTFASDHTALLERVSREVEQLKGVIGCHGPFIDTIHYSTDPEIREVCRVRYLQAFDVAEALGANYVLFHSQYNPIIKVPIYPKIYHEESLKFWPEIIEEAEHRKISIYIENMFDSSPDPMRKLADSLDSPRFQLCLDVAHATIHSNLSIAQWIEAYGPHLSHVHVNDCNGELDDHLGLGQGKLDLQSAFAALKKTKLPLTYALETGKHTPASLKYLGISRTGR, encoded by the coding sequence ATGCCAAACAAACTACCGCGCCCTGAAGCCAAGCCGCTTATACCCGCCAGCCGCGTGCTGGTCGCGGTCACGAACGATATCGCTCGGGAACTGCGCTATGCGCGCGAGTATGGCCTGGGCGCAGAGATTCAGATCTTTGGATTGCCAAAGACATTCGCTTCCGACCATACGGCGTTGTTGGAACGCGTCTCGCGCGAGGTGGAACAATTGAAAGGCGTGATCGGCTGCCACGGACCGTTCATCGACACGATCCACTACAGTACCGATCCCGAGATTCGTGAAGTCTGCCGCGTGCGTTACCTGCAAGCCTTCGACGTTGCCGAGGCTCTCGGAGCCAACTACGTTCTGTTTCACAGCCAATACAATCCGATCATCAAAGTCCCCATCTACCCGAAGATCTACCACGAAGAAAGCCTCAAGTTCTGGCCGGAGATTATCGAGGAGGCCGAGCACCGCAAGATCTCCATCTACATCGAGAATATGTTCGATTCTTCTCCGGACCCGATGCGCAAGCTGGCCGACTCCCTGGACTCGCCTCGCTTCCAGCTTTGTCTTGATGTCGCTCATGCCACGATTCACTCGAATTTGAGCATTGCGCAGTGGATTGAAGCCTACGGTCCGCACCTGAGCCACGTACACGTGAACGACTGCAACGGAGAACTTGACGACCATCTCGGGCTCGGGCAGGGGAAACTCGACCTTCAGTCTGCCTTTGCCGCGCTAAAGAAAACGAAGCTGCCGCTGACGTATGCCCTGGAAACGGGCAAGCACACGCCCGCGAGCCTGAAATACTTGGGAATCTCAAGAACTGGCCGCTGA